The window ATTGTTAGGATTTGAAATATTGAAGTTAGGAGTTGCATAATTAGTAGACCCTATGCCTACATAAACTTCACTATTTCCGTTATTATCCCAAACTATCACATCGTTTATGAAAAATATTCCAGCGGTAAATAAATCAGATGGTGTATTTAATGTTCCTGCTCCTGCAGGCGTTATAGGGACTGCTGTCCAAGTGTTTCCTCCATCAGTTGTTTTATAAAGTCCATTTCCTACAGCTGCTCCAGCGGCATATTGTTCTCCAGTTCCTATATAAAAAGTCATAGAATCGTTAGGGTCAATGGCATAAGCACTAACGTTCAAGTTTGATGCTAGTCCAGGAATGATGTTCCAAGAAGAATTGTTGTCAGTAACGTCATTATTCACCCAAAGTCCACCGCTTACTCCACCAGCAAATACTCTATTGTAATCTATTCCATCACCATTATTTGCGCCTACATCATTAGGGTCGTAAAAGACGACTCTTGTTCTACCACCTACATTTGATGGTCCTCTTTCTTCCCAAGGTCTTGTACTGGAGCCAGGTGCGCTTTTTAAGATATTTGTATCAATTAATGCTACCTCATAAGGCGTAGGAAATCCTAATCGTGGATTCATAGTTAATTCCCACATACGCTCATTATAGGAATTAGGAGGTAAAGAAAGCTCTTTACGTTCTTTGCGTGATAAGTTTTTAGTTTCTTTAAAAGGACTATTTTCTACAAAAGCTTGATGCATTTCTCGAGCTTCTTTTGTAGATAATTCTTTTTCTCTGGAAATCTCGTTACAACCTGCTATTGCAGCTGTAATAAGAGCCAGACCAGCATAAACAAACCTTTTTTTCATAACATCATTTTTCTTCTCTAAAGATATTGATTTTATTAAACGATTCTAAGTATTTAAATCTTACCGTTAATCACTTGAAACAATGCGATGGACTTGCTGTCTGTCAAAGAAGCTACATAACCACAAACGTCTAGAATACGCTCATAAGTATTTGTTCCATTTAATTTCAATTCTTTACAGGATCTTAATATCAACTGATCGTAAGAAGTAGCGCAATCATTCAGTTCATTAATACTTGCGGTTACCGCAGCGGCTAGGATATCTTGCAAGATTTTATAACCAGCGATCTCTTTTTGAATCACTTCCTCATTTTGATATACCTTATTAACGGTAAGTCTTAAGATATCATCTATTTGAGCTTTATATTTAGACTTGTCTGTTAGCGCATGTTTGAAATTTCCAGCTAGTATCTCAGCTTCGTGTTTCATAAATAGCTCCACACAGTCTGTGATGAGGTTGTTAATGGCTAATGATCTTAAATAAGAAAGTCGTTCTTGAGTGGTAGAAAGTTGGGTGTAAACTTCTGTCCTTATGGTATCTCTTACTAGATTAATTAATTGTTCTAACGCATGATCTTCACTTATCCAGCCTAAATTGATACCGTCTTCAAAGTCAATGATGGTATAACAAATATCATCTGCCGCTTCTACAAGATAGGTAAGTGGATGACGGTAATGGGATTCTGGCGCATCGGTTTCATTTTCTAATCCTAATTCCTTTACGACGTCACTGAAGTGATCAAGGTCAGCTTGAAAAATTCCGTATTTCTTCTGTGAAATATGTTTGGATGGTCTATACGGTAGCGACTCTTTAGGATATTTTATAAATGCGCCTAGAGTAGCATAAGACAGTCTTAATCCGCCAGATGTTCCAGGAGTATCGAGATTTAATAATCGATATCCATTTGCATTTCCTTCGTAAGAAAGTAGGTCCTGTTGTTGCTTTCGCGAAAGCGTACTTATCATCTCAGCTCCTCGATCAGTTTTAAAAAAACTACCTAT is drawn from Nonlabens dokdonensis DSW-6 and contains these coding sequences:
- the dgt gene encoding dGTP triphosphohydrolase, whose product is MNWQQLLSLKRYGDTKPRPRALQDELRLGFEVDYDRVIFSQHFRSLQDKTQVIPLSQTGFVHTRLTHSLEVSVVGRSLGRMAGKLILEKHPELVDSGYKQQDFGAIVAAAALAHDIGNPPFGHSGEKAIGSFFKTDRGAEMISTLSRKQQQDLLSYEGNANGYRLLNLDTPGTSGGLRLSYATLGAFIKYPKESLPYRPSKHISQKKYGIFQADLDHFSDVVKELGLENETDAPESHYRHPLTYLVEAADDICYTIIDFEDGINLGWISEDHALEQLINLVRDTIRTEVYTQLSTTQERLSYLRSLAINNLITDCVELFMKHEAEILAGNFKHALTDKSKYKAQIDDILRLTVNKVYQNEEVIQKEIAGYKILQDILAAAVTASINELNDCATSYDQLILRSCKELKLNGTNTYERILDVCGYVASLTDSKSIALFQVINGKI